One Salvia splendens isolate huo1 chromosome 12, SspV2, whole genome shotgun sequence genomic window carries:
- the LOC121757316 gene encoding binding partner of ACD11 1-like isoform X3, with the protein MSIKTVKVSNLSLGASERDVHEFFSFSGDIEYVEMRSDTERSQIAFVTFKDVQGAETAILLSGATIIDMTVEINPEPDYKLPPAACAPPLQQSDKKTGGGSESALQKAEDVVSSMLAKGFILGKDAVNQAKSFDEKHQLTSTASAKVSSIDKKMGLTEKIVIGTSIVNDKVREVDEKLQVSEKAKSALAAAEQTVSNAGSAIMKNRYVLTGTTWVTGAFSKVTKAAGEVGQKTKEKVGIVEDEQRRKMVDDFTQVHLSESPKASDSAELHPSKPAPVQGLIL; encoded by the exons ATGTCG ATAAAAACCGTCAAGGTCAGCAATCTGTCTCTTGGAGCATCAGAGCGTGATGTTCACgagttcttttctttttctggtGATATTGAATACGTCGAGATGCGAAG TGATACTGAGCGATCTCAAATTGCATTTGTTACCTTCAAGGATGTGCAGGGAGCAGAGACTGCAATCCTTCTCTCG GGTGCAACAATCATAGACATGACTGTGGAAATTAATCCAGAGCCGGATTACAAGCTTCCTCCTGCTGCTTGTGCACCACCGCTG CAGCAATCAGACAAAAAAACTGGAGGGGGGTCTGAATCTGCATTGCAAAAGGCAGAGGATGTTGTGAGCAGCATGCTTGCAAAGGGTTTCATCTTAGGTAAAGATGCTGTTAACCAAGCAAAATCTTTTGATGAGAAGCACCAATTGACCTCCACAGCAAGTGCCAAAGTTTCGTCAATCGACAAAAAGATGGGGCTGACTGAGAAGATAGTGATTGGAACTTCCATTGTGAATGATAAAGTGCGGGAAGTGGATGAGAAACTGCAGGTTTCCGAGAAAGCAAAATCAGCATTAGCTGCAGCTGAGCAAACAGTTAGTAATGCTGGATCTGCTATTATGAAGAACAGATATGTTCTTACCGGCACTACATGGGTAACTGGTGCTTTTAGCAAAGTGACCAAGGCTGCTGGGGAAGTTGGCCAAAAGACAAAGGAGAAAGTTGGGATTGTTGAAGACGAGCAGAGAAGGAAAATGGTGGATGACTTCACGCAGGTTCATTTATCAGAATCTCCTAAAGCTTCTGATTCAGCAGAGCTACATCCTTCCAAGCCTGCTCCTGTACAAGGTTTGATTCTCTGA
- the LOC121757316 gene encoding binding partner of ACD11 1-like isoform X1, whose translation MVYIFMSQIKTVKVSNLSLGASERDVHEFFSFSGDIEYVEMRSDTERSQIAFVTFKDVQGAETAILLSGATIIDMTVEINPEPDYKLPPAACAPPLQQSDKKTGGGSESALQKAEDVVSSMLAKGFILGKDAVNQAKSFDEKHQLTSTASAKVSSIDKKMGLTEKIVIGTSIVNDKVREVDEKLQVSEKAKSALAAAEQTVSNAGSAIMKNRYVLTGTTWVTGAFSKVTKAAGEVGQKTKEKVGIVEDEQRRKMVDDFTQVHLSESPKASDSAELHPSKPAPVQGLIL comes from the exons ATGGTTTACATTTTTATGTCCCAGATAAAAACCGTCAAGGTCAGCAATCTGTCTCTTGGAGCATCAGAGCGTGATGTTCACgagttcttttctttttctggtGATATTGAATACGTCGAGATGCGAAG TGATACTGAGCGATCTCAAATTGCATTTGTTACCTTCAAGGATGTGCAGGGAGCAGAGACTGCAATCCTTCTCTCG GGTGCAACAATCATAGACATGACTGTGGAAATTAATCCAGAGCCGGATTACAAGCTTCCTCCTGCTGCTTGTGCACCACCGCTG CAGCAATCAGACAAAAAAACTGGAGGGGGGTCTGAATCTGCATTGCAAAAGGCAGAGGATGTTGTGAGCAGCATGCTTGCAAAGGGTTTCATCTTAGGTAAAGATGCTGTTAACCAAGCAAAATCTTTTGATGAGAAGCACCAATTGACCTCCACAGCAAGTGCCAAAGTTTCGTCAATCGACAAAAAGATGGGGCTGACTGAGAAGATAGTGATTGGAACTTCCATTGTGAATGATAAAGTGCGGGAAGTGGATGAGAAACTGCAGGTTTCCGAGAAAGCAAAATCAGCATTAGCTGCAGCTGAGCAAACAGTTAGTAATGCTGGATCTGCTATTATGAAGAACAGATATGTTCTTACCGGCACTACATGGGTAACTGGTGCTTTTAGCAAAGTGACCAAGGCTGCTGGGGAAGTTGGCCAAAAGACAAAGGAGAAAGTTGGGATTGTTGAAGACGAGCAGAGAAGGAAAATGGTGGATGACTTCACGCAGGTTCATTTATCAGAATCTCCTAAAGCTTCTGATTCAGCAGAGCTACATCCTTCCAAGCCTGCTCCTGTACAAGGTTTGATTCTCTGA
- the LOC121757316 gene encoding binding partner of ACD11 1-like isoform X2, with protein sequence MVYIFMSQIKTVKVSNLSLGASERDVHEFFSFSGDIEYVEMRSDTERSQIAFVTFKDVQGAETAILLSGATIIDMTVEINPEPDYKLPPAACAPPLQSDKKTGGGSESALQKAEDVVSSMLAKGFILGKDAVNQAKSFDEKHQLTSTASAKVSSIDKKMGLTEKIVIGTSIVNDKVREVDEKLQVSEKAKSALAAAEQTVSNAGSAIMKNRYVLTGTTWVTGAFSKVTKAAGEVGQKTKEKVGIVEDEQRRKMVDDFTQVHLSESPKASDSAELHPSKPAPVQGLIL encoded by the exons ATGGTTTACATTTTTATGTCCCAGATAAAAACCGTCAAGGTCAGCAATCTGTCTCTTGGAGCATCAGAGCGTGATGTTCACgagttcttttctttttctggtGATATTGAATACGTCGAGATGCGAAG TGATACTGAGCGATCTCAAATTGCATTTGTTACCTTCAAGGATGTGCAGGGAGCAGAGACTGCAATCCTTCTCTCG GGTGCAACAATCATAGACATGACTGTGGAAATTAATCCAGAGCCGGATTACAAGCTTCCTCCTGCTGCTTGTGCACCACCGCTG CAATCAGACAAAAAAACTGGAGGGGGGTCTGAATCTGCATTGCAAAAGGCAGAGGATGTTGTGAGCAGCATGCTTGCAAAGGGTTTCATCTTAGGTAAAGATGCTGTTAACCAAGCAAAATCTTTTGATGAGAAGCACCAATTGACCTCCACAGCAAGTGCCAAAGTTTCGTCAATCGACAAAAAGATGGGGCTGACTGAGAAGATAGTGATTGGAACTTCCATTGTGAATGATAAAGTGCGGGAAGTGGATGAGAAACTGCAGGTTTCCGAGAAAGCAAAATCAGCATTAGCTGCAGCTGAGCAAACAGTTAGTAATGCTGGATCTGCTATTATGAAGAACAGATATGTTCTTACCGGCACTACATGGGTAACTGGTGCTTTTAGCAAAGTGACCAAGGCTGCTGGGGAAGTTGGCCAAAAGACAAAGGAGAAAGTTGGGATTGTTGAAGACGAGCAGAGAAGGAAAATGGTGGATGACTTCACGCAGGTTCATTTATCAGAATCTCCTAAAGCTTCTGATTCAGCAGAGCTACATCCTTCCAAGCCTGCTCCTGTACAAGGTTTGATTCTCTGA
- the LOC121758054 gene encoding uncharacterized protein LOC121758054 produces MQRQSLGSSPSSKLLKDESQSSSISPQTAVYGEECELKKLNPKTAAPHSYIHLIPLLTLLCFLILYLSSHNPSLNEFNGVKTISDPAENISELLRILEIQKGDTLAVRSLKNLKQEAKQRRLHRKIPHF; encoded by the exons ATGCAGAGGCAATCACTGGGTTCTTCTCCCTCTTCGAAGCTCCTGAAAGATGAATCCCAATCTTCTTCAATTTCACCACAAACTGCTGTCTACGGAGAGGAATGCGAGCTCAAGAAGCTCAACCCCAAAACCGCCGCGCCTCACTCCTACATTCACCTCATTCCTCTTCTCACCCTCCTCTGTTTCCTCATTCTCTATCTCTCTTCCCACAACCCCTCTCTCAACG AATTCAATGGCGTGAAGACCATTTCTGACCCTGCTG AAAATATTTCGGAATTGCTACGAATATTGGAGATTCAGAAAGGAGATACATTGGCCGTGCGGAGCTTGAAGAACTTGAAGCAGGAGGCCAAGCAGCGGCGCCTCCACCGCAAAATCCCTCATTTTTAG